From Tripterygium wilfordii isolate XIE 37 chromosome 16, ASM1340144v1, whole genome shotgun sequence, one genomic window encodes:
- the LOC119980213 gene encoding uncharacterized protein At4g22758-like: protein MISRSITNPRRHESYPRRLQTFPLERHVGLVRRPGGIISVPGRLPENGDVSKTQKLTKLLLNVNIERTFGPVQVVMTMEDTVRDLIRAAVEICVKEKRRPLLKETDPDLFQLHYSQFSLTSLKADDNLRSLRSRNFFLCMKPSTASSCSKGAKMANQTSFPFTSFMDFLL from the exons ATGATTTCTCGATCAATTACCAATCCAAGACGACATGAGAGCTACCCGAGGAGGCTACAGACCTTCCCACTGGAGCGCCACGTGGGCCTCGTGCGCCGCCCAGGTGGGATCATATCCGTGCCAGGAAGGCTGCCCGAGAACGGCGACGTTTCGAAAACACAGAAACTGACAAAGTTGCTGCTTAACGTGAACATTGAGCGGACGTTTGGGCCGGTGCAGGTGGTGATGACGATGGAGGATACGGTGAGGGATCTGATAAGGGCGGCGGTGGAGATTTGTGTGAAGGAGAAGAGGAGGCCGTTGTTGAAGGAGACTGATCCGGACTTGTTTCAACTTCACTACTCCCAGTTCAGTTTGACAA GTTTGAAAGCAGATGATAATTTGAGAAGCTTAAGGTCTAGGAATTTCTTTCTGTGCATGAAGCCATCTACTGCTTCTTCATGTTCAAAGGGAGCAAAGATGGCAAACCAAACCTCCTTCCCTTTCACAAGTTTCATGGATTTCTTGCTATAA